A stretch of DNA from Erwinia aphidicola:
CTTTCCAGTAGCCCATGGGCAAAATGCGGCGATTTTCTTCTATCGTGGCGGGATCGCGAGTGTATTGGCCGTCATTGTCAAAACCGCCGTCGACCGGCAGGGTTTTGCCCGCCAGGCGGTTCACTTCCAGCATGCCGTAGGAGAACATCGACATCGACATATCGACCATGGTGATCGGTTCGCCCGGCACGGCAACGATTAGCGGGTTGGTGCCGATGGCGCAGCTTTTGGCCCCCCACGGCGGCATAACCGCAATGGAGTTGGTCCAGCAGACGCCGATATAGCCTTTTTCTGCTGCCTGCCAGCCGTAGCTGCCGCCGCGCATCCAGTGGTTGGCATTACGCAGCGCCACCAGACCGATCCCGTGGCCGTCGGCCAGTTCAATGGCGCGATCCATCATGCTGCGGGCGGTAAGATTGCCTATCGCACGGTGCGCATCCCACTGTTCGATCGCCCCCAGCGAGAGGATCTTTTCGGCTTCTGCCTGCGGCACGATATGCCCGGCGTCCAGCTGCTGGATAAAGCGGGGAAAACGATTCACCCCGTGGGAGTAAACGCCGCTCTCGCTGGTGTCAGCGAACAGGGTGGCACAGCTTTCGGCTTTCTCTGCTGGCACACCGCGCGCCAGTAACACCCGCAGAAACTCCTGTTTCAACTGCTGATAGCTGATTCTCATACTGCTGTTTCTCCCCGGAGATGGCTTTATTTCAATATATGGAATGTCGTTCCAAATAAATCCTATGCGCCTGACGAGGACAAGTCAAAGAAATGAGCTGTGATTTTGTCTTTATAAAACAGTGAGATAAAAATAGTATTGGGTTCTGTGATCGGTAACACATCGGGTGAAGTCGTGGCGTGGGGAAGCCGGGTCAGGCATGCCTGACCCCGACAAAAAAACGCATCGCGGCCATCCCTTACCGTCAGGGCGTGGCACGCCTTGCCCGGCCGTTAACCGACGATCGCCCGGTACAGCGAGGTGGTGGCGGTAATATACAGCTCATTACCCTGCGGGCCGCCGAGGGTGCAGTTTGACACCCGTTCCGGCACCGCGATCTTGCCGCGCGTCACGCCTTTGCTGTCGAAAATAATCACCCCGTCGGCGCAGCTACAGTAAAGATTGCCGCGCGGATCCACGCAGAAGCCATCCGGAAAACCGGGGGCCACCTCGGCAAACAGCCGCCCGCTGCCCAGCTCCCGGCCATCTACCGGATAGACCCTGAGCTGGCGGCGACCCAGCGTCGGGAAGTCAACCACCGACATATCCGCGACATACAGCAGGCTTTCATCGGGCGAAAAGGCCAGCCCGTTGGGGCGTTGCAGATCGCTGGCGGCGATGGTCAGCCGCTGTTCGATCGGATCGAAGCAGTAGAGATAACAGCCGATCACCTGGCTGTGCGCGTGATAGCCCTCCTCGTCGCTGACGATGCCGTAAGGCGGATCGGTGAACCAGATCGTGCCATCGGATCGCACCACGACGTCGTTCGGCGAGTTGAAACGCTTGCCGTCCACCTTCTCCACCAGCAGCCTGACGCTGCCGTCATGCTCGGTGCGGCTGATGGCGCGGCGGCCATGCTCGCAGCTCACCACCCGGCCCTCATTATCCAGGGCATTGCCGTTGGCGTAGTGCGACGATGCCCGCCACAGGCTGACTTCGCCATTGCGCTGCCAGCAGAACATGCGGTTACCCTTCACGTCGCTGAACACCACTGCATCCTGGCCGGGCAGCCATACCGGCCCCTCAGCCCAGATGGCCGGGGAGCAGAGTTTTTCCAGCGTCAGATTATCGGTCTGCATAGCGCCTCCGTTACTTCACGCCCCAGATAGTTTTGTAATGCCCCTGATAATCATTCTGCGGGTCGTAATGGTTCTGCGGCCCGCCGTCGCTGCCGATATTATCGCGGGTGATCAGATGCGCGGGGGTGACGTAACCTGATGGCGGCTGCCCGGCAAAGGCGCGGTTAAACTCATCCAGCAGCTGCCAGCCGTGCAGTTTCAGCGGCTCGGCCACCGTGCCGATCTGGCTGTCGCCGCTGCGAATACGCTGGAAGGCAGAGATTGACCCATCCCCGGCGGAGATATTAAACGGCGCGTTTTTGCCGCCTTTGCCGGCGGTCTTCAGCGCCGGGGCCATAAAGTCAAAGTAGAGGTCGTTGATCGCCAGCGCGTACTGGAAGCTGTCGCCGTATTTTTGCAGCAGGCTGAAGGTCATCGACGGCATACGGTTGGCGGTATCGGCCAGCGGGGTATCGATAAACTCCACCACTTTACAGCCGCTGCATTTCTCAATTTCCTGCTTCATCGCGTTGGCCTTATCCAGGGCAATTTGATACAGCGAATCGGTGAAAATCAGCACCTGCGCCTTGCCACCGGACTGCACCACCGCATACTGCGCGGCAAGGCGGGCGACCTCGTTAGAGTCTGAGGTGATGTTGGCGACCACGTTATATTTGGCAATCGGTCCCGGCTGCGGTTCGGCGTGCCAGGCCATCAGCACGATTTTTTGCTGAACCGCTTTTTTCAGCGGAATTTTCGCCACGTTCGGATTCCAGCCGCCAATAACAATGCCGTCAGGGCGCTGGGCGATCGCCTGATTGAGCGCCGCCAGCTGATCTTTCACCGAGCCGCCACCGTCGAGGGTTTCCAGCTTCCAGCCCGCCGCCGCCGCGGCTTCACTCAGCCCCTGCTGCACGCCCTGCACGCCGCCGTTTTTCATATCAGAGGCGATAAAAATCACCTTCTTATTCTTTTGCAGGGTCGGGCCGGTCGTCGGGCCGTCCCACTCTGTGACGCTGGCAGTGGCTTTGGTGACCGCCGCCGTGGCCCGATCGAGATAGCTGTCGGCCCAGGCGGGCAGCGAACCTGCCAGCAGGGCGCCAAGGGTCAGAGCAAGAAGATGACGTTTCATAAGGTACTCCCTGGAGTGAGGGTTTTCTGGTTATTGTCAGGAGTGGTAGCCGGAGCGGTTTGACTGCGCACCACGGCCTTTTGATTCAACATCCGGCGACGCTGGGCGTAACCGGCGAGGGTGATGGAGAGCAGCAGGGTGGCGCCGTTAAACAACGGTTCAACCCAGAAGTCGCCGCCGAACTGCTGGATGCCGGCAATGCCGATTGCCAGGATGGCGATGCCGACCACGGTGCCCCAGACATTCACGCGTCCGGGGCGAATGGTGGTACTGCCGAGGAATGCACCCACCAGCGCAGGCAGCAGGTAATCCATGCCGACGCTGGCCTGACCAACGCCCTGTTCGGCGGCGATTAGCACCCCGCTGAAGCCGGTCAGCACGCTGGAGGCGATAAAGGCACCGATGGTAAATTTATTCACCGCAATACCGTTCAGCCGCGCCGCCGCAGGGTTACCGCCTACGGCATACATGCAGCGGCCAAGCGGGGTGTGTTCGGTGATCAGCCACAGGATAATGGCCACGGCCAGTACGTAGAACGCGCCGATTGGGATACCGAAGATTTCGGTATGATGCAGGGCGGTAAAAGCATCAGGCAGATCGCCGACGATCTGGCGGCCGCCGGAGTGCCACAGCGCCACGGCGTACAGCACGGTGCCGGAGCCCAGGGTAGCCACGAAGCTATCGATATCGGCCAGCGCCACCAGAATGCCGTTCAGCAAGCCGTAAACGGCGGAGATGGCCAGTACGGTCAGCACCGCCATCTGCCAGGAGAAGCCATATTCCACCTGTAAGGTGATGGCGAGGATATGCCAAAGCACAATACCAAAGCCGACGTTCAGGTCGATTTTGCCAACAATCATCGGAATGGTGGCGGCCAGCGCCAGCAGGGCAATTTTGGCCTTACTGGCGAGGATCGCCTGTAAGGTCAGCATGCTGGCAAATGAGGGCGACAGTAAGGAAAACAGCAGGGTGAGCAAAATACACAGCAGCAGCAGGCCGTAGCGGGTGACGATCTGCATCAGCCACGCGGCGGGGCCGTGCTCGCTGAGGCTGACCCGCTGTTCCAGCGCGGTAGACTTCACGGATGTTTTGGACATAGCAGCTTCTCCTGCCACCGTTGGGAGGTGGCGTTAATCATTCAGGCGGTGGCGACAGGGGTTTCGTGGCTGGCAGAGGCCAGTTCGAGTAAGTTGGCAAAGGTGACGCGTTCATTTTTCAGTTCACCCACCACCTGACCACGGTTAAACACCAGCGCGCGGTTGCAGATATGGGCGATCTCTTCGAAGTCGTTGGAGATCACCAGCACCGCCACGCCGTCGGCCAGCGCTTTATTCAGCAGGTGATAGATCTCTTCCCGTGCGCCGACATCGACGCCAGCGGTGGGATCTTCGAGGATCAGCAGCGGGGCATTGAGGTGCATCCAGCGCGCCATCACCACTTTTTGCTGATTGCCGCCGGAGAGGGCGCTGATGTCGAGGTTGACGTCTTTCGGACGGACATCGAACAGCTGCACTTTCCACCAGCTGGCCCCGATTTCGGCGCGGCGGCCGTAGCGTGACAGCAGGGCATGGCCGCTGGCGCAGGGATTAATAAACAGGTTTTCGCGCACGCTCATCGACATCACCAGGCTTTCGC
This window harbors:
- the yiaK gene encoding 3-dehydro-L-gulonate 2-dehydrogenase — translated: MRISYQQLKQEFLRVLLARGVPAEKAESCATLFADTSESGVYSHGVNRFPRFIQQLDAGHIVPQAEAEKILSLGAIEQWDAHRAIGNLTARSMMDRAIELADGHGIGLVALRNANHWMRGGSYGWQAAEKGYIGVCWTNSIAVMPPWGAKSCAIGTNPLIVAVPGEPITMVDMSMSMFSYGMLEVNRLAGKTLPVDGGFDNDGQYTRDPATIEENRRILPMGYWKGSALSIVLDMVATLLSDGASVTEVTEDNGDEFGISQVFIAIDVDRLIDGATRDSKLARIRESITGAERADQQAIRLPGHKFPGIRAENQRLGIPVDERVWARIQAL
- a CDS encoding SMP-30/gluconolactonase/LRE family protein, which codes for MQTDNLTLEKLCSPAIWAEGPVWLPGQDAVVFSDVKGNRMFCWQRNGEVSLWRASSHYANGNALDNEGRVVSCEHGRRAISRTEHDGSVRLLVEKVDGKRFNSPNDVVVRSDGTIWFTDPPYGIVSDEEGYHAHSQVIGCYLYCFDPIEQRLTIAASDLQRPNGLAFSPDESLLYVADMSVVDFPTLGRRQLRVYPVDGRELGSGRLFAEVAPGFPDGFCVDPRGNLYCSCADGVIIFDSKGVTRGKIAVPERVSNCTLGGPQGNELYITATTSLYRAIVG
- a CDS encoding ABC transporter substrate-binding protein; its protein translation is MKRHLLALTLGALLAGSLPAWADSYLDRATAAVTKATASVTEWDGPTTGPTLQKNKKVIFIASDMKNGGVQGVQQGLSEAAAAAGWKLETLDGGGSVKDQLAALNQAIAQRPDGIVIGGWNPNVAKIPLKKAVQQKIVLMAWHAEPQPGPIAKYNVVANITSDSNEVARLAAQYAVVQSGGKAQVLIFTDSLYQIALDKANAMKQEIEKCSGCKVVEFIDTPLADTANRMPSMTFSLLQKYGDSFQYALAINDLYFDFMAPALKTAGKGGKNAPFNISAGDGSISAFQRIRSGDSQIGTVAEPLKLHGWQLLDEFNRAFAGQPPSGYVTPAHLITRDNIGSDGGPQNHYDPQNDYQGHYKTIWGVK
- a CDS encoding ABC transporter permease, with translation MSKTSVKSTALEQRVSLSEHGPAAWLMQIVTRYGLLLLCILLTLLFSLLSPSFASMLTLQAILASKAKIALLALAATIPMIVGKIDLNVGFGIVLWHILAITLQVEYGFSWQMAVLTVLAISAVYGLLNGILVALADIDSFVATLGSGTVLYAVALWHSGGRQIVGDLPDAFTALHHTEIFGIPIGAFYVLAVAIILWLITEHTPLGRCMYAVGGNPAAARLNGIAVNKFTIGAFIASSVLTGFSGVLIAAEQGVGQASVGMDYLLPALVGAFLGSTTIRPGRVNVWGTVVGIAILAIGIAGIQQFGGDFWVEPLFNGATLLLSITLAGYAQRRRMLNQKAVVRSQTAPATTPDNNQKTLTPGSTL